The window AGGATTCTGGACAAATGGGTACAGGTTTACGTTTGAGACCTTTCTGAGCATTGTTGAGAAACTTAATATTTCAAAAACGCTTAAGATATTTATATTAAGTACTCTTAGAACCTATATAAACTGGTTATCTTTTCCTACAATGCTTTTTTTCTTAATCTTGTTTGCATTTATAAAACCTTTACCTTATTTCTTCATATTTTTCCCTGCAATACTGATGTGGAACGCGGTAATATATGGAAAGAAATATATTGAAGCAGATGCAACAAAACCCATTACTATAAAAAAACTCTTTATAACAGAATATGCAGGATATTATGCATCAGGTATAATGTTAATGTTTCTCATGTTTATTGACATGAAAATAGCGAATGTAATACCATGGAAACTAGTTAAGTATTATAGTGGTATGACATCTAATGAACGAATATTGTCCTATGTCTTTGGCGGACTGTTTGTAATCTCGCTCTCGCTTCTAATAATGAGGAGATTGCGAAACGCTGCCATAAATTATTTAATCCTGTTTTTATCTGTTGGAGCTATAATAGCTATTATTGAACTCTCCATAAACACAAAGATTATTAACACTGCAACACTTTCGGGAATATTAATGATTCTGACCATATTATTCTCCATGATTTCCTTCAAACTGGATATTAAAAAAGATATTGCGTCTTGAAATGAGCTGCTGCGTAACTTGTTTAAAACTAATATGGAACTCTCCTCGTAGAGGAACAGGAATTCTAGGATTTTCTAAGACTGGATGGTAGAATATTCAAAGACTCTCTGTACTTAGCGACTGTTCTGCGAGCAATATCTATACCTAAAGTGTTAAGTTTATCTGCAGTTTTCTGGTCACTGATTGGTTTCTTGTGATCTTCATTCTCAATAAGATGGCGTATTTTTGCCTTTATGTATGTTGATGATGCAGGATTATTACTCATTAAAACTCCACCGCTAAAGAAATATTTGAGAGGCAAAAGTCCGTGAGGCGTTTGAATATACTTATTTGAAATTGCTCTGCTTATAGTAGACTGGTGCATTTCTAGGGCATCTGCTACTTCCTTTAATATCAGGGGCTTTAAATGAGATAATCCTTTTTCTAAAAATTCCTTTTGGTATTTAATAATATATTTTGTTACTTTAGATATTGTTACATGCCTTTGTTTTATACTTTTGAGAAGCCATATTGCTGATTTGAATTTCTCAAGCAGGAACTTCTTAGCTTTTTCTTCTCCACAGGATTGCACTAGCTTTCTGTATAATGGATTTATCCTAATCATTGGCAATTCTTCATTACTAATTACAATTGTGTATTCGACTTCCTCAGCCACCTTTTTAATAGTAACATCAGGTGTAATGTATTTTATCTGAACAGGGTTATACTGTCTTCCAGGTTTTGGCTCAAGAGAGCATATTAACTTAGACTCTTCAATCGCTTCGTTTTCAGAAATCTTGAGTGCCTTAGCAATAGTTTTGTAATTTTTCTTGCCTATATCTCCTAAATGATACTTAACCATTTGTTGATTATAGGTATTTTCCCTGCCCATGGATTTTATCTGAATAAGCAAACATTCATCAATTGTTCTTGCCCCAACTCCAGCAGGGTCAAATTGCTGTATTATCCCTAAAATCTTCTCAATGCTCTTTGGTGGTACATTTGTACTAGATGCTAGCTCATTCACTGAACTTTGCAAATACCCATCGTCATTTATTTCATTAATAATTGTCTCTCCAATTTTGTAATCATCATCCGATAATTTAACAAGATGCAACTGCTTAAATAGATGTTCTCTCAAGCCTGAAATATTAGTGATTAAAGTTTCTGCATAGTCCCTTTTCTCCTGCTTTTTCCTTGTATCTTCCTTCTCATGTGTCTGACTGTAATATTCCTGCCAATCCCGGTCAAGTTTAGCGAATTGCTCCAGTTCTTCTTTTATATGTGCATCAAGACTTTCTTCAATACTACTACTACTATCTTCTGCATTAACAGTCTCTGTTTCTTTCACTAGCTCAAGCATGGGGTTTTCTGCTAGTTCCTGTTCTATTGTTCCTTTTAACTCCAGAAGGGGCATTTGAAGCATATGTATAGACTGGCGCATCTCGGGAGTCATTACTAACTTTTGCGTTTGTTTTAGCAATAATTCTTGTTTTAACATCTCATCTTCTCCCTTTTAATGTTACTACGGGGCTAGAAGAGTGTAAAGATAAAACTAGTTCGCGGGAATTATTGACTTTTATATTTACGAAGTAATGCTATAATGTTTTTTGTATTATTGAGATGCCGAAGTGGTGAAACTGGCAGACACGCATGGTTCAGGACCATGTGGAGGCAACTCCTTGGGGGTTCAAATCCCCCCTTCGGCACTTTCCTTTTTTAACTCCCCGTAATTCACTTGTGTTAGCTAAAATTTAAAAGTGCACAGTTTAAAGTTTAAAAGTGCACAATATTTAGGTCTTCATTTTTAGCTGTTTGAACACCAATAAGCCTATTGTCATACCAGCACCTGATTTCAGATATGCCAGTTTTCTCATCAGGA of the bacterium genome contains:
- the rpoN gene encoding RNA polymerase factor sigma-54, with amino-acid sequence MLKQELLLKQTQKLVMTPEMRQSIHMLQMPLLELKGTIEQELAENPMLELVKETETVNAEDSSSSIEESLDAHIKEELEQFAKLDRDWQEYYSQTHEKEDTRKKQEKRDYAETLITNISGLREHLFKQLHLVKLSDDDYKIGETIINEINDDGYLQSSVNELASSTNVPPKSIEKILGIIQQFDPAGVGARTIDECLLIQIKSMGRENTYNQQMVKYHLGDIGKKNYKTIAKALKISENEAIEESKLICSLEPKPGRQYNPVQIKYITPDVTIKKVAEEVEYTIVISNEELPMIRINPLYRKLVQSCGEEKAKKFLLEKFKSAIWLLKSIKQRHVTISKVTKYIIKYQKEFLEKGLSHLKPLILKEVADALEMHQSTISRAISNKYIQTPHGLLPLKYFFSGGVLMSNNPASSTYIKAKIRHLIENEDHKKPISDQKTADKLNTLGIDIARRTVAKYRESLNILPSSLRKS